GCGGGGCCGCCGCACCACTCCACCCACTGCGGGTCGTCCAGGATGGCCTCGGGTTCGGCGACGCCCGCACCTTCGAGGAACACGACCAGGTCACGGTCGCTGTAGGCGGTTCCGAGGGTCTCTTCCCGGCCGCTGCTGTGCACGGTGACTCTCCGGCCGCCCGAAGTGGAGGGCCGGTGCACGGTGATCGGCGCGCTGGTCACGACTCCCAGCGTGCCCCGGGCTGGTTCGAGGGGCGAGTTGGCCTGGGGCGTCAGGGAGTGTCGCCGGTCCAGTCGAAGCGGGCCGGGTCGCCGGGGCGCGGGTCGTACATCGCCCGGCCGCCGGCGCCGAACTGCCCCAGCTCGGTGGAGAGCGCGACGCCGGTGTCGGCTTCGTCCTGCGTCCAGCCGGTGATGTCGAGCAGCAGGCCGTCCAGTGGGCCGCCGACCAGTTCGGCGTGGTCCCGGTTCGGCCGCGGGCCCGGGTGGTCGTGGTCGGCGCCGTAGACCCGGCGGCGCAGCAGTTGCTGCTCGTCATCACGGTCCGTCCGTTCAGCCTGGCAGCCGCCACTGGCAGCCGGGTGCGGTCGCGTCACCTGCGGAAGCGGGAGAGCCAGGTGCTGCCGCCCTTTTGCTCGGGCAGGTCCTGACCCTGTTGTTGATGCCGGTGCTCGTGCGGCCAGGCTTGGTGTACGTCGGTGACGTACCGCTGGTCGCAGTCCTCGCACAGAGACGGGCGGGGCTCTTGGGGAACGCCCCAGCCGACGTGCTCAATCGCCTTCCACCGTTCGTCGGTGAACGTGGCACCGCAGTCGGTGCAGACAGGGCGGTGGGCCTCACGCTGGAAGTTCTGCTGCTCTGCTCCACGACGCGCTGGCTCCTGGTGCTCCTGCTTGCCAGCGGCTTGGCCTTCGGCGGCGTCGGTGGCCTCGGCATCGGCGAGCAGGGCGGCAGCCTGGGCCTCCAGGGCGGCGACCTCGGCTTCGATCTGCTCTTCCTTGCTGATCAGGCGTCCGTAACTCATCGCCTTGTGCTTGGAGGCACTGGCTTCGAGTTTGGTGCCGTCCAGGGCGACACGGCCCATTCTGACCATGCCGAGCTTGGTCGCGGGGTGCAGCGACTGGGTGAACAGGTCGGCGAGCGCGTGAAGGTGGCGGCGGAGGAACCGCGAGATAGGTACGACGGCGTACTGCCCACGGACGACCCCTCCCAGCATGACCAACCAGAAGGTCATCCCACGCGGTCAGCCAACGTGACAGTGCCCGATGGGGACGTCGCCGCATCTCCGGCGACGTCCCCACATGACGCTCCTCCCTGCTCCTGCCCCTGCTCGCACCCGAGAGCGCGCAGGGAGGTCTACAAGGAGTGATACTGGGCGTACATGGAGGCGAGCGCTCGGGGATCGTCACGCACGTCTAGGAACTCAAGGACGAGCGAGAACAGACGGTCCACAGCCTGTCGCTCCTGTTTCTGCTCCAGACGTAGATTCTCAAAGCCTCGGAATCTGAGATCTGGCAGCGCCTCAGCAAGAACCCTTCCCAGCCAGTGCTGACTGGAGAGTTCCCCATTGCGTACGGCCAGCCACTCGTGGAACCCGCGGAGCAGGCCGCCAGCACGCGCCTGGTCGAATCCCATGATGAACATGGCAGTTGGGTGGTAGGTGCCGCTCAGCCCGTACATTTCCTGCCTGTCGCGGACGTGCTCAATAAACTCCTTGTCATTCATTGGCCCTCCTAGAATCCGAAGTCGATTTCGTTGGCCCGTGTCCATCTGGCCTTATACTCGGCAACGGTTTCTCCTCCTCGCGCTGTCCAGGCATCGTAGACCCTTCCGTTGAGTACCAAGACAACGTGGTTGTACCAACCCGAATCCTTGCCGCGGTAATTGGGAAGAAGCAGCGACGTGTTCGGCCGGGGCTTGATGGTTCTCAGCTCGCCCTCCCCAAGGCTGTCACGGATCCGCCGGGCGCAAGCCTCACAGCCAAAGGAGTCGGGGATATCCTCTACATCCTGGGGAAGTCCTCGGACGTCGTGCTCAAAGCACGGAATATCACCGGACGATGCTAGTGCGACCCGAGTCACGCCTGCGGCCCTGCTGGCAATCTTGCAGCCGCGCTTCAGCAATTTCAGGGAATCGAATGCCTTTTCCAGCGCTCTGAGTTTGGCGCCGACGAGGACGTCTGCTGCGAGTGACCAGCAGTGTTCGAAGTCTTTGTTTTGCAGGCACGCTTCGAGCTCTCCGAGGCCGGCGAGTTCCTTGGCGACCTCCAGCGAATGCTCCAGGGCGTCGCCGATTTCTTTGCCATGTTCGAGGATTTGGCAATCGATCGGGCTTTGCGTGCACCAGCGGATGTAGTCCTGCGGATCGCAGGGAACGATCGCCTGCCCGCAGCGGTACAGCTCTGCGGCCCGCTGGCCGGCTTCGTTCTTCTCCTTGTTTTCGACGGCGGCCTTGCGCCGTGCTTCTTCCTCCTCCCGCTTCTTCGTGACTGCGATGGTGAACGCTTCGGTGGATGCAGTGAGTGCGGCTGCCGCGTCCTTGCCGGCGGCGATCGCCGAGTTCCGGGCCTGGTCGGCGGAGTACCAGGCGGTGGACGCGTGGACCTGGGCCATCTCCGAGGAGAGCGTGGCGTCGGCTGCCGAATTCGCTGCATCGGACGCGGCAATGTTGGCGCTGTTCGCGGCGTTGCGGGCCGTCTTGGCGGATGAGGCCGCGCTGGCTGCGGAGGCTTCGGCGTCCTTGGCGTGCTGTGCTGCCTCGTCGGCGTAGCCCTGGGCCTGGGTCTTGGAGGCGTTGGCCTTCGCTGCCCATTCGTTGGCTTCGGCGGCCGCCTTGCGGGCGAGGGCGGCGACCTTCTGGGCGGTCGCGGCGTTCTGCTGGGCGGTGGCCGCGATCTTCGCCGCGTCCGCGATCAGCTTCTGGACCTGCGCCACGTGGGTGGCGTTGAGGAGGTCCTGGCGCTGGGCCTTGTACTGGCCGGTGGCGATGAAGGCGTGCAGGGTCTGCGGGGATCCCTCCAGGGCGATGCGTGCTGCGGACTTCACCTCCGGGCCGCCGGAGGAGATCAGCTGCGCAGCCCGGACTCGCTCGTCCTGGGTCCGGGCGGTGTGCTGGGTGTCGGTCAGGAAGGCGCTGTACTTCTTCGGGTCGCCTGTGGCGAGAGCCTTCTGGCCGGCTTCGGTAAGAATCGGTCCGGCGCCGTCGATCGTCTGGGCGATGGCGACGCGCATGCCCTGGGCGGCGGCCTGGTACTGGCCGTTGTTGATGAATGCGGTGATGGCGGCGGCGTCGCCGTCCAGTGCGGTCTCGGCCGCCTCGCGTACTTCCCTGGCGGAGCTCTCCTCGGCGAGGCGCTCGACGTAGGAGCGGTCGTCCTGCTCCTTGGCTGTGGTCCAGCCGTTGCGCAGGTAGTCGATGACCACGTCGTCGGGGCCGGCGAGTGCGGCCTCGGCGGCGGCCCGGCCCCACGCCGTGCCGTTCTTCATCACGAGCACGGCCAGCTTGCGCCCTTGGCCGGCGACAGCCTTCAAGTCGGCCCCGGGCTCGGCTGCCACAGCGACCAGCCGGTCTCGCTCGGTATCCCGGTCCTTCACCGCCTGCTGGAACTCCGCCAGTTTGGCGATCCGGGCGTCGTCGGCCGCTTTGTGGTCCCTGGCAAGCTCAATGCCCTCGTTGGTACGGCCGAGCAGTTCCTCGGTCTCCACCTCACGTGCGAGTGCGTATATCTCCTGCGCCTTGAGCACGGCGCTACTTGCGGCGTTCGCGGCCTCCGTGGCCGCGTTGGCGTGTGTTGTGGACTTCGTGGCTGCCTGTGCCGCGTCGCCGGCGTGGTCGGCGGCGTCGTCGGCGGCGGCGGCCGCGTTGTTCGCGTGTGTGGCCGCCGACCTGGCCGCGTCGCGGGCTTCGCGTGCGGCGGTGGCGGCCTTGCGTGCCAGTGCTTCGGCGGCAGCCGCGGCACGGTTGGCCTCCGCAGCGTGGCGCTTGGCCGCCGCGGCCGCGGCGCGCGCCTCGGCGGCAGCCGCGCTGGACTGGCCGGCGAAGTTGCTGGCCTCGATCGCGGCATCGGCCGCAAGGCTCGCGTTGCTCCCCGCGCTCGCGGCCGAGTGCGCGGCATCACCGGCCGCATCGGCGGCGATCGCGGCCTGATCCGCGGCATCGGCGGCCAGAGCGGCGCCCTTGCCGGCATTACGGGCGTTCTCCGCGGCCGTACGGGCGGCAGCAGCGTTGCCCGCGTCCACCGCGGCGTCAGCCGCCGCGTTCCGCGCACGCGATGCCGCCTGCGACGCGCCTGCCGCCGCAGCCGCAGCCTGAGACGCGGCGTTCGCCGCGACACGTGCGGAATTGTTCGCAGCACGCGAAGCGTCGATCGCCGTCTGCGCGGCACTGGCGGCCTGGGAGGCGGCCTTGGCGGCGCGGCTCGCGGCACGGGCCGCCTTGTCCGTGTCGTCCTTCGCGGCCTCCGCCTCGGACGCCGCCCTCAGCGCCGCTTCCTTCGCCAGCTTTGCGGCCTCCACCGCCTTGGCCGACTCCGCCTTGGCAGCCGCGGTCTCCGCAGCGGCCTGCCGACCCGCCTCCTTCGCCTGCGCAGCCAACTGAGCGACAGTGGCCTGCTCCTGGTCCTTGTCCCGGGCCACGAACTGCCCGACCGTCAAGAACTCCCGAATGTCCTCAGCCCCACCGGCCAACGCCAGCCGGCCGGCAGCCCGCACATTTGTGCCGCCCACACTGATGACCTGGACGAGCTGTACCCGCTCGTCCTGCTCACGCTGAACGTACTGTCCCTCCTTCAGGAACGCGGCAACATCCTCCGGCGAACCGTTCAGCGCAGCCCGACCCGCGTCCTGCACGATCGGCCCGCCCGCATCGATGACCTGCGCCACCTGAATCCGCTGATCCTGCTGCATCGGAGCTTCCCAGCCCCAGCTGAGGAAGATCTCGAGGTCCTCTTGCGACCCTGCGAGGGCCGTCCGTGCGGCAGTCAACAGCTCGGGGCCGCCTACTGATGCGATCTGGGCGGCGCTGACACGCTCGTCCTGGAAGGACAGGTCGTCCACGGTCGTCAGGAATGCCTCAAGTTCGGCATCGCTTCCGGTCAACGCCGCTTCGGCGGCCGCTCTGACCCCAGGGCCGCCTTCCCGCCAGTAGTCGACCACACGACCACGGTCGGTCGGCGTCGCCTCCGCCAGGGCCGCGACCCCTTCTGTGCCGGACGCAAGGGCGGGCGGGGAGCTGAGGAGGCCGAATGTGAGGGCCAGGGGCAGCAGGCCCAGGACAAGGGCACGTATCGCGCGGCGCATGCCCCTCCCGTGGTCAGATCTGATGAATCTTCGGTTCACGGATTTTCCGTCTCTAATGTCGGCAACTCCCGTTGCCGGTTGTCGAATATCGGCCCGGCGATCATAAGGGATACCCGTGCACGCCAAGCCCTGGCTGCCCTTTTCCTAAAGCGTGAGAGCGCGCAAGAAGCAGCACTTTTCGGCCTGTTTCTTGGCTTGCCGCGTTCACAGGCCTTCACCCAGGACTCCCCCGCCGCACGGCTGTGCGCCAGCCGCAGGCAGGCAGGAACGGCAGAACGAAATACACCATTGCACGCAATCGTGCGCACTTGACCAAACGGGCATAAGCGAAGATGGCGGCCCGCAACGGCAACATTGCGTGCAACTCGACTGTTTGACGTCCCGTCACCGAGCAGCTAAGTTACCCGTACATCTTTACTTTTCCTACACACGACCAGGGCGGGGGCCTCCGAATTCGCAGGCGTCACGCCTGAAAGGAATACCGGTGGCTTTCCGTACACGTACGTTGTTTATTTCAGGGGCAATAGGCGCCCTGGCGGCACTGGTCGGGGTGCCGTTCGCTTTCGCCTCCGAGACCACCGCGTCCGCAGTAAGTGAAGAGGCTCCGCCGTCGGCGGTCGAGGACTTCTCCTATCCCGGTGCCGCCGGCATCTTGGCGACCAAGGGCATCGAGCTGAAGAAGGGCGACGGCCACATCCTTCTCGCTGACTGCGACCCGGCAGCCGAGCAGATCAGGGTCCTGACCGTAAAGGACGACACTGTCGGCCGCGCCGGTACCTACTGCTTCCGGGCCACCGGCAAGACGGGGTACGTCACCCTCTCGCTCCCCCGGGTCTTCGCGCTGGAAGCCGCGGACCACCCCTTCAGCGCCGACCTCACCGCCAATGGCGAGACGACAACGGTCGACGTCGCCCAGAACGGCTTCGAGTCCGTCGGTGAAGGCACCGTCGGCGGCGCCCGCTCCGTGCTGGTCGAGATCCGCGTCACCGGCTGACCCGGCGTCAGCCCTCCCCGTCCTCCGACATCTCCCGGTGCGCAACACCTGAAGGACCTTCACATGCCTGTCAGACCTAATCGCAAAGTGCGGGCCATATCGCTACTGGCCGCTGCAGCCGCAGCCGGCGCCCTCACCCTCACCACACCTGCCCAAGCCGTCATCGGTGACGCGGTCGCCGACGACACTTACACTTTCTCCGCGAAGATCGATGTCGGCGGGGTGCGGGCCTGCTCGGGCACGCTCCTGAACAACCAGTGGATGGTCACTGCGGCAAGCTGCTTCACGGAGGACCCGGCGCAGTTCGCCTCGCTGCCTGCCGGGGCGCCTGCACTGAAGTCGACCGCGACGATCGGCCGTACCAACCTGATCGGCACCACGGGCGAGGTCCGGCAGATCACTCAGCTGATCCCGCGTACGGACCGGGACCTGGTCTTGGCCAAGCTCGACTCACCCGTCTACGGGGTGAGTTTCCTGCACCCCGCGACCACCGCCCCCACCGCAGGCGAGGCGCTCAAGGGCACGGGTTACGGGCGCACCAAGGACACCTGGGTGCCCGACCAGCTGCACATCGGGATGTTCACCGCCGGCACGGTCGAAGCCACTGCCATAGGCATCGACGGAACCCCCATCTGCAAGGGCGACACCGGCGCACCGGTCTTCCGGGAGAAGGACGGCCGCCCCGAACTCGCCGCCATCGCCTCCAGATCCTGGCAGGGCGGCTGTCTGGGCTCCGATGAGACCAGAACCGGCGCTACGGCGAGCCGCGTTGATGACATCCGCGCCTGGCTCACCGAGAACACCGCTTCCACCCTGAACAACTGGAACCTGCAGATGCTCACCAGGACGAGCACCGGGCTCTACCACGCCATGCGCAACAGCAACGGCGACTGGACCGGATTCGGAGACGTCCAGAAGGTCGCTGGCACCATCACCGACCTCGCCTACGCCGCGGACGCCGCGATCAAGGGGAAAAACTACGTCTTCGCCGTCGGCGGCGACGGACGCCTCTACGAGGCCAACCGCCGCCCCACCGGCGGCTGGGAGGCCTTCCGCGACATCACCGACGAAGTCGGCTCCAAGCCCGGACTGACCCGCGTCGCGGTCACCTCCACCGGGTCCGGTCTGGCGCTCATCGGCCTCGCGTCCGGCCGCGTCTACCACGCCACGCAGGACGCGGACGAGAAGTGGTCCAAGTGGGGCGATGTGAGCGCCAAGCTCGGCCTGCTCGGCAACGCCACCCAGGTCACCACCGCCCAGACCTCCAACGGGGACACCCAGGTCGGCGTCGTCGCGGACAAGAAGGCCTACCACGCCACCCGTCACTCCGACGGCACCTGGAGCGCCTGGGGGCACATCAGCAATCTGCCCACCGGCCTTGACGCGATCAACGGCATGGCCTTCGCCGGCACCGGCAGCAACCTCCAGATCATCCTCACCAGCCCCACCGGCGGCAAGAAGCACGCCATCCGCGCCGACGCCACCGGCAGCTGGAGCGCCTTCGGCGACCTCGGCAGCAGACTCGGCAACGAACCGACCATCAGCGTCGACGCCGCCGGCGTCACCCGCGAACTCCAGGCCGCTGTCGTCACCGCCGACGGGAAGGTCAAGCACATCCTGCGCCACGACAACGGCAAGTGGGACGCCACGGAACAGGTCGCCGGCTACCCCGGCACCCCCGCAACCGTCGCCCTCACCGGCAGCGCCGACTAACCACACGCGCCCACAACCCCCACGCGAGCCTCTGGCTCCTCCCTCCAGCCTCGGTAACGAGGCTGGAGGGAGGAGCCAACTGCCCACAACGTCCTCCGCACCCCGCCGAATGCACACCGATCACCTCCGGCACACCCTCCGGACAAAGAGTCTCTTCGGCACACCGCCCGAGCAAAGGAACGCTACGTGCCCGTCAGACCTCCCCGTCGCGTGCAGGCCACAGCGCTACTGGCCGCAACAGCCGCGGTCGGCGCGCTGACCATCGTTACGCCGGCACAGGCCGTCGTCGGTGACACCGTCGCCGACAACACCTATACGTTCACCGCAAAAATCGATGTCGGCGGCGAGCGCGCCTGCACCGGAACCCTTGTCGACGCCCAGTACGTCCTCACCGCCAGCAGCTGCTTCGCGGCCGCCGGACAGCCCGCCTTCCCGATACCCGCCGGTGCGCCGGCCGAGAAGGCCACGGCCACCATCGGCCGTACCGACCTGGCCGGCACCGCGGGCAAGGTCGTCGAAATCACCGAGCTGGTCCCCCGGGCCGACCGCGACCTGGTGATGGCCAAGCTCGCCGAACCGGTCATCGACATCGCCCCCGTTCCCCTCGCCACCACCGGGCCCACCGCGGGTGAAACGCTGCAGGCCTTGGGCTACGGCCGCACCAAGGACACCTGGGTCCCCGACCGTCTGCACGCCGGTGCTTTCACGGTGACGCAGGCCGACACCACCACTGTGGCCGTCACCCGGGACGGTGGCAGCATCTGCAAGGGCGACGCCGGCGGCCCCGCACTGCGTGAAACAGACGGCAAGGCCGAACTCGTCGCCGTCCACAGCACGTCCTGGCAGGCCGGCTGCCTCGGCTCCGACGAGACCCGCCCCGGCGCCGTGGAGACCCGACTCGACGACATCACGGAATGGGTCAAGCAGGTCCGCGCCCTGCCCGGTGAGTCCCAGGTAGTCTCCGGTGACTTCAACGCGGACGGCAAGGAGGACATCGCCGCCTTCTACGACAACGGCACTTCGCCCGAGGGCAAGAACCGGTCGTCGCTGTTCGCCTTCTACAGCACCGGCACTGGCTTCGCCGCTCCCAAGAACGTATGGAGCACGCCCGGCGGCTTTACCTGGGCGTCCAGCAAGCTGACCTCGGGCGACTTCGACGGTGACGGCAAGGACGACCTCGCCGTCTTCTACGACGGCGGGTCCTCGGACACCGGAGCCGTCTCCTCCCTCTACACCTTCACCAGCACCGGCACCGGCTTCAAGGCCCCCCGCAAGACATGGACCACCCCCGGCGGCTTCACGTGGGACCGGAGCAAGGTGACGTCGGGCGACTACAACGGGGACGGCAAGGACGACGTCGCCGTCTTCTACGACGGCGGGTCCTCGGACACCGGCAATATCTCTTCCCTCTACACCTTCACCAGCAACGGCACCGACTTCAACAACCCCCGCAAGACATGGACCACCCCCGGCGGCTTCACATGGTCCGCCGGCCAGGTCACCTCGGGCGACTACAACGGTGACGGCAAGGACGACGTCGCCGTTCTCTACAACGGAGGCAAGTCCACCGACGGCAAGTTCATCTCCTCGCTCTACACCTTCACCAGCGACGGCACGAACTTCGCCTCCCCCCGGAAGTCCTGGACCAGCAGCGGATCCTTCAACTGGAGCGCCAGCAAACTGGCCTCCGGCGACTACAGCGGAGACGGCAGGGACGACGTAGCCGTCCTCTACAACCGGGGCACCACGGCAGAAGGCGTCCCCCAGTCCGCGCTCTTCACCTTCACCAGCGATGGCACCAACTTCGCAGCACCCCGCGAGGTCTGGGCGAGCACCGGCTCCTTCAGCTGGGCCGCCAGCCAGCCCGTCTCCGGCGACTTCAACAAGGACAGCAAGGACGACATCGGCGTCCTCTACCGCTCCGGGACGACCGCAGACGGCCGACGCATCGACTCCCTGTTCACCTTCACCAGCACCGGGACCGACATCAAGGCACCGGTCAAGCACTGGACCGGATCCGTCGTCTGACGGGCTCACCGCATATGCCCAAACCCACCATTCACACGTAGAGCTCACGCCACACCGCTTGGGCGGGGGCCGACCAGGCCCCCGCCCAGTTGCTTGAGAGGTCGTTTTCTCCCGGTGTTTCATCCCGTGGATTGCGTTTCGTCCTGGGATGTTGGGTCGCGCCAGGACACGGTGGTTTCCCCGGTGAGGCGGCGGGCCATGAGGTCGGTCATGGCGAGGTGGATCACGGCTTCGGAGCGGGTGGGCAGGGCTTCGTAGTCGCGGACCAGGCGGCGGTGAAACATCAGCCATCCGTAGGTTCGCTCGACGGCCCACCGCTTCGGGATGGGGTGAAGCCCCTGGTCCCGGGCTTGCGTTGGGTGATTTCCATGTCGATGCCCAGGGTCGCGGCGTGCTCGACGAGGTGCTGGCGGTAGCCGCCGTCGACCCAGACCTTCCGGATCGTGGGGTGCTCGGCAGCCACCGTGTCGATCAGGCTGGTGCCGGCGACGGAGTCCTGGACGCTCGCGGCCGTGACCAGGACCGCCAGAAGCAGGCCGAGTGTGTCCGTCACGATGCTTCTCTTCCTGCCGACGATCTTCTTGCCCGCGTCCGTGCCCTGGCTCGCGGCGGGGACACCGGTGGAGGTCTTCACGCTCTGCGCGTCCATCACGTACGCGGACGGTTCAGGGGGGAGGTGTCTCATGTCTGAGTTGTTCTAGCCGCGCCAGGCGGTGTCCTGGCGCACCTTCACCGGGGCCGACGACTTCAACACCCTCGTGCTGCGGCAGTGAGCGGTCTTGTCTGTGTCATGCGGGGCTGCCGTCGGGGTGGTGGTTGATCCACGCCAGGCCTCCGATGTCGAGACGGTGGCGGGCCCGTGTGACGGCAACGTAGGCGAGCCGGGCTTCAGCGTCATCAATGGGCCCGGGAAGGGGCTGGCCCTTGTCGTCATGCCCTTCACCGCTGTTCTGTGGCGGGGTGAAGTCGTCAGCGATTCGCACGCGCGGCCATTCGCGCCCCTTCGCCTTGTGCGCGGTGGAAACGGTCACTTCGGCTGTGCGTTCGTCGTCGAGCTGGTCGATGGCCCGGAGGAGGGTGCTGGTGCCGTGGGTGTCGACGAGGTCGACGAGTGGCTGGAGGTCGCCGCCGGCCGGGTCGTGGCCGGCGTAGTCCTGCAGTTCGCCCCAGGTCGGGAAGAGGACGAGTTCGGGGTGGGACGTGCGGCGGCCCTCTAACGACGGCTTCGCACGCCCGTGAGAGCCTGGGGCGGTGAAAGCGAAGCGCGGTCCCCTGGGCGATGAGCGGCGCGGCCGCGGCCCCGAGCTGCCGCCGACCCGCAGCGTCCTGATCACTGGCGGCCTGGTACGCGTGTCGGGCGCAGCGGCCGTGGGCTGCGGGGCGCTGTTCGGTCTGCTTCCCGTCCTCGCGCTCATCGGCAGACTCGGTCTCCCCGACGACCCGCCAGGTTTCGTGCCGGTGTTCGGCGGTCCGCTCATCGCTGCGGCGCTGGGCATCGCCGTCTTCCTGATCGTGCTCGGCTATGCCCTGACCTTCCATCAGCTGGCGCTCGCGGGCATGTACGCACCGGCTGAGGACTCGTCGGCGCTGAGGAATGCGGTCGAGGTGCGTGGCCCCGTCACACGCACGCCGTTCTTCCCGGCGGTCGTGACGAGCATCGTCATCCCCATGATGAGCCCCTCACTCTCACCCACGGCTGCCATCTGGAGACAGGGGCAGCTGGTCGGCGTCGGGCTCGGCGTCCTATGCCTGCTCGTACTGCTC
The sequence above is a segment of the Streptomyces sp. NBC_01224 genome. Coding sequences within it:
- a CDS encoding FG-GAP-like repeat-containing protein — encoded protein: MPVRPPRRVQATALLAATAAVGALTIVTPAQAVVGDTVADNTYTFTAKIDVGGERACTGTLVDAQYVLTASSCFAAAGQPAFPIPAGAPAEKATATIGRTDLAGTAGKVVEITELVPRADRDLVMAKLAEPVIDIAPVPLATTGPTAGETLQALGYGRTKDTWVPDRLHAGAFTVTQADTTTVAVTRDGGSICKGDAGGPALRETDGKAELVAVHSTSWQAGCLGSDETRPGAVETRLDDITEWVKQVRALPGESQVVSGDFNADGKEDIAAFYDNGTSPEGKNRSSLFAFYSTGTGFAAPKNVWSTPGGFTWASSKLTSGDFDGDGKDDLAVFYDGGSSDTGAVSSLYTFTSTGTGFKAPRKTWTTPGGFTWDRSKVTSGDYNGDGKDDVAVFYDGGSSDTGNISSLYTFTSNGTDFNNPRKTWTTPGGFTWSAGQVTSGDYNGDGKDDVAVLYNGGKSTDGKFISSLYTFTSDGTNFASPRKSWTSSGSFNWSASKLASGDYSGDGRDDVAVLYNRGTTAEGVPQSALFTFTSDGTNFAAPREVWASTGSFSWAASQPVSGDFNKDSKDDIGVLYRSGTTADGRRIDSLFTFTSTGTDIKAPVKHWTGSVV
- a CDS encoding ALF repeat-containing protein, translating into MRRAIRALVLGLLPLALTFGLLSSPPALASGTEGVAALAEATPTDRGRVVDYWREGGPGVRAAAEAALTGSDAELEAFLTTVDDLSFQDERVSAAQIASVGGPELLTAARTALAGSQEDLEIFLSWGWEAPMQQDQRIQVAQVIDAGGPIVQDAGRAALNGSPEDVAAFLKEGQYVQREQDERVQLVQVISVGGTNVRAAGRLALAGGAEDIREFLTVGQFVARDKDQEQATVAQLAAQAKEAGRQAAAETAAAKAESAKAVEAAKLAKEAALRAASEAEAAKDDTDKAARAASRAAKAASQAASAAQTAIDASRAANNSARVAANAASQAAAAAAGASQAASRARNAAADAAVDAGNAAAARTAAENARNAGKGAALAADAADQAAIAADAAGDAAHSAASAGSNASLAADAAIEASNFAGQSSAAAAEARAAAAAAKRHAAEANRAAAAAEALARKAATAAREARDAARSAATHANNAAAAADDAADHAGDAAQAATKSTTHANAATEAANAASSAVLKAQEIYALAREVETEELLGRTNEGIELARDHKAADDARIAKLAEFQQAVKDRDTERDRLVAVAAEPGADLKAVAGQGRKLAVLVMKNGTAWGRAAAEAALAGPDDVVIDYLRNGWTTAKEQDDRSYVERLAEESSAREVREAAETALDGDAAAITAFINNGQYQAAAQGMRVAIAQTIDGAGPILTEAGQKALATGDPKKYSAFLTDTQHTARTQDERVRAAQLISSGGPEVKSAARIALEGSPQTLHAFIATGQYKAQRQDLLNATHVAQVQKLIADAAKIAATAQQNAATAQKVAALARKAAAEANEWAAKANASKTQAQGYADEAAQHAKDAEASAASAASSAKTARNAANSANIAASDAANSAADATLSSEMAQVHASTAWYSADQARNSAIAAGKDAAAALTASTEAFTIAVTKKREEEEARRKAAVENKEKNEAGQRAAELYRCGQAIVPCDPQDYIRWCTQSPIDCQILEHGKEIGDALEHSLEVAKELAGLGELEACLQNKDFEHCWSLAADVLVGAKLRALEKAFDSLKLLKRGCKIASRAAGVTRVALASSGDIPCFEHDVRGLPQDVEDIPDSFGCEACARRIRDSLGEGELRTIKPRPNTSLLLPNYRGKDSGWYNHVVLVLNGRVYDAWTARGGETVAEYKARWTRANEIDFGF
- a CDS encoding trypsin-like serine protease, with the protein product MPVRPNRKVRAISLLAAAAAAGALTLTTPAQAVIGDAVADDTYTFSAKIDVGGVRACSGTLLNNQWMVTAASCFTEDPAQFASLPAGAPALKSTATIGRTNLIGTTGEVRQITQLIPRTDRDLVLAKLDSPVYGVSFLHPATTAPTAGEALKGTGYGRTKDTWVPDQLHIGMFTAGTVEATAIGIDGTPICKGDTGAPVFREKDGRPELAAIASRSWQGGCLGSDETRTGATASRVDDIRAWLTENTASTLNNWNLQMLTRTSTGLYHAMRNSNGDWTGFGDVQKVAGTITDLAYAADAAIKGKNYVFAVGGDGRLYEANRRPTGGWEAFRDITDEVGSKPGLTRVAVTSTGSGLALIGLASGRVYHATQDADEKWSKWGDVSAKLGLLGNATQVTTAQTSNGDTQVGVVADKKAYHATRHSDGTWSAWGHISNLPTGLDAINGMAFAGTGSNLQIILTSPTGGKKHAIRADATGSWSAFGDLGSRLGNEPTISVDAAGVTRELQAAVVTADGKVKHILRHDNGKWDATEQVAGYPGTPATVALTGSAD